TTCTCGTTGCGAGCATGACAAGGGGCGCAGGTCTGCATCATCTTTGCCCGGTCACCGAGAAAGGGCGGCTTGGGACCGGCCGATAGGGGCCTGTTCTTGTCGCCATGACCCGGCGCAGTCGGGCCGTGACATTGGATGCAGCCCACGCCGTGCTCGATCCACGTCGAGGTGTAGGTGTCGGTGGCTGGGTCATAGCGTCGCTGGTAGCCCGTCATGTGGCAGTGCGCGCACATCGAGTTCCAGTTCATGCCCCGGCCGGTCCAGTGGCCCCACTCGCCGGCACGGCGATTCTCCGCGCCGAATACGTTGAAGAACTCGTGCTTCGCCGGGTCAAAGGCCTGCTCATGCGGCTGCCAGCGACCACCGGGCGCGGGCACCAGTGGCTGCCACGAGGGCTTCTGTCCCAATACGAACTCAGGCCGGACCGAGCCCGGCGTGACGAGTGCGAATAACCGGAGCGCTTCGGCATCTCGCACGGGATCAACCGGCCGATTGGCCTGCGCATGATCGGTCGGCGCCCAGGCGGCGTGAATCTCCGCATGGCACTCGCGGCAAGACTCCGAGGTCTGGGCCACGGCCTGCTCCACCCGGAGACGCTCGACCGGCACGTCAACCCGCCGGCAACCGGTGGAAAGAGTCAGGCCAACCAGCAACATCCACGCTCCTCCTCTCGTGCAAGAGCGCGACCGCCGTGTGAGAAGTAAGCCCATTGAAAACAATCGGGGAAGTCCACCCAAGCAGCTGACGATTGCCAAGCCCGGGCCGGTGTATTTTGCGCGGCCCGTAATATGCTCGGCATGCCAAGCCCGAAACGGCGTTGGCCTCGGACGCAGCGCGAGTCGGGCCCATTCGGAGCCGCCCCCAGAGCGGCTGATGACGGTCACACATCAATCGCATTAGCGTACCGCCTCAAATCCATTTAATTCGCCGTGCGATGCCACCCCTTCCCCCTGCTTGTGTCTGGCCTGCTCCCGCGCGCTGATACCGTGCAGTATCCCTCAGGCCAAAGGCAAGTGAGCACGAATCGCCAATCCAGTCCTGCTTTTCCCTTAGTTTCACAACGTCCCCCAGCGTTTTGGAACCACCTCCACTACCGATGAAATTCACCCACGCGTGCTTGGTACTTCTGTTTGCCCTTGCCCCATTTTTGTCCGCCGCCGACCGGCCCAATATTCTGGTCATCGCCGTCGATGATCTGAACCACTGGGTCAACCACCTCGGCCGCAACCCGCAGGTCATTACCCCGAATCTCGACCGTCTTGCCGCCCGAGGCGTCACGTTCACGAACGCCCACACCGCTTCCTCCGTCTGCAATCCCAGCCGCGCTGCCTTTCTCACCGGCCTACGGCCCTCGACCTCGGGCGTGTATGGCAATGCCACCGACTGGCGCACGGTGATCGGCGATGGCTACGCACTGCCGGGCTTTCTCCGCCGACAGGGATACTACACTTTCGGCGTAGGCAAACTCTTCCACACCGCCCGGCATATCCGGCCGGGCGACTGGGATGACTACCCGCAGAATCCGCGCGGCGATGATTCTCTCGCCCAAAATGAAAATTCCTCCGCCCGCACCGCACGCAGCGATGCCTCCGTGCCCACTCTGCGCTACACGGCCGGCGATCTTTCCATCGCGGAACTAAGTGGCGGCGACGACAGCGTCGGGGACTACTGGACCGCCAGTGCCGCGATCTCAGCCCTCGCGGAGCCACGCGACGGACCGTTCTTCATTGCCTGCGGGATATTCCGTCCCCACCTGCCGTGGCATGTTCCGCAGAAATACTTCGATCTCTACCTCGAGGAAACCATCGAGCTTCCACCCTACCGGCAGGATGACCTCGAGGACGTACCGGGCGGCAAGGCATCCG
This DNA window, taken from Oleiharenicola lentus, encodes the following:
- a CDS encoding sulfatase, which gives rise to MKFTHACLVLLFALAPFLSAADRPNILVIAVDDLNHWVNHLGRNPQVITPNLDRLAARGVTFTNAHTASSVCNPSRAAFLTGLRPSTSGVYGNATDWRTVIGDGYALPGFLRRQGYYTFGVGKLFHTARHIRPGDWDDYPQNPRGDDSLAQNENSSARTARSDASVPTLRYTAGDLSIAELSGGDDSVGDYWTASAAISALAEPRDGPFFIACGIFRPHLPWHVPQKYFDLYLEETIELPPYRQDDLEDVPGGKASEEHLKILAEGSWKKAIRAYLACITYADVQIGRVLDALDKSPHRDKTIVVVLGDHGWHLGEKQKWRKTGLWEEATRMPYIWAGPGISRGGRAAQPVDTMSLYPTLVELAGLARPAHVEGASITRYLHDPASAWDGTPALTTWQFNNHSVRTDRWRYLRWNNGNEELYDHSVDPYEWHNLLSPLNADRAKDLDLARIKAELAAHFPQVNRTPEEGSRVFGGEPKTGEAGAEARREQRRRERSAQSAP